One window from the genome of Anaerococcus sp. Marseille-Q7828 encodes:
- a CDS encoding sodium-dependent transporter → MTDNTVKQRDGFTSKWGFILACIGSAVGMGNLWRFPVMVSLFGGMTFLIPYFIFVILIGSTGVIEEFSLGRLAQAGPVGAFGYCTGTKGNKETGRKLGIIPVLGSMALAIGYTCVMGWIFKYTWLAINGTLSGFGGDMGTIAGTFESTATSFGNNIWLIIAGIVSLIIMSMGVADGIEKANKFLMPLLFILLVGLGVYIAFQPNASNGFKYIFTVNPDMLKDPKLWIFAFGQAFFSLSIAGNGSVIYGSYLPKSEDLPSSARNVAIFDTISALVAALVIIPAMAVGGAELSEGGPGLMFIYLVNVFNQMAGGRIIMMVFYIAVLFAGVSSIINLYEAPVAYLQEEFNFERPKAAATINIIGIIVAIFIQGIVGEWMDAVSIYVAPLGALLAGVMFFWVLDEKTALAEVNLGRKKPIGNWFIPLGKYLYCAMAIIALIAGAILGGIG, encoded by the coding sequence ATGACTGACAATACAGTAAAACAAAGAGATGGATTCACCAGTAAGTGGGGCTTCATACTAGCTTGTATAGGTTCAGCAGTAGGAATGGGAAACCTTTGGAGATTCCCAGTAATGGTATCCTTATTTGGCGGTATGACTTTCTTAATCCCATATTTTATATTTGTTATCCTTATTGGATCTACAGGGGTAATCGAAGAATTCTCATTAGGAAGACTAGCTCAAGCAGGACCTGTTGGAGCTTTTGGTTATTGTACAGGTACAAAAGGAAATAAAGAAACTGGAAGAAAATTAGGTATCATTCCAGTTTTAGGTTCTATGGCACTTGCTATAGGATACACTTGTGTTATGGGTTGGATTTTTAAATATACATGGCTTGCCATAAATGGCACACTATCAGGCTTTGGTGGAGACATGGGTACTATCGCTGGAACATTTGAATCCACTGCCACATCTTTCGGTAATAACATTTGGCTTATAATTGCTGGAATCGTTTCCCTAATTATAATGTCTATGGGAGTTGCTGACGGTATTGAAAAAGCTAATAAATTCTTAATGCCATTACTATTTATATTATTAGTAGGACTTGGTGTATACATAGCTTTTCAACCAAACGCAAGCAATGGTTTTAAATATATATTTACGGTAAATCCAGATATGCTTAAAGATCCAAAGCTTTGGATCTTTGCCTTTGGTCAAGCATTTTTCTCACTTTCTATAGCTGGTAATGGTTCAGTTATCTATGGTTCTTATCTACCAAAATCAGAAGACCTTCCAAGTTCAGCTAGAAACGTTGCTATATTTGATACAATCTCAGCACTAGTTGCAGCTTTAGTAATCATACCAGCTATGGCAGTTGGTGGCGCAGAACTAAGTGAGGGTGGTCCTGGACTTATGTTTATATATCTTGTAAACGTATTCAATCAAATGGCTGGTGGTAGGATAATTATGATGGTATTCTACATAGCTGTGCTATTTGCCGGTGTATCATCTATCATTAACCTTTATGAAGCTCCTGTAGCTTATTTACAAGAAGAATTCAACTTTGAAAGACCAAAAGCAGCTGCTACTATAAATATTATAGGTATCATAGTAGCCATATTTATTCAAGGTATAGTTGGCGAATGGATGGATGCTGTTAGTATCTACGTAGCTCCACTAGGTGCTCTTCTAGCAGGTGTAATGTTCTTCTGGGTGCTTGATGAAAAAACAGCTCTTGCTGAAGTTAACCTCGGACGTAAAAAACCAATCGGTAATTGGTTTATACCATTAGGTAAATACTTATACTGTGCTATGGCAATAATTGCTCTAATAGCAGGAGCTATACTTGGCGGTATTGGTTGA
- the pepF gene encoding oligoendopeptidase F yields MKRNEIDERLKWDTSLIYKSDEDYYSEVKEARELADKLTDYKGKITENADTLLAFLKDYEKLMRKFYKAAVYGHLRSDEDTANSTYQEMSQTSSIAGSEISEKLSFITPEILAADYEDIKKMLGEKEELKIYDHYFEDLFRSKDHVLGENEEKVIASFSKLAENPVSTYMIFSNADIKFPSVEKDGEEIELSDANFTTLEEDQDRNFRRKVYETYYKVYKQFENTAASLLDGEITSHNIESKLRKYDSARQMSLSANNLDEAIYDNLIEVVHDNMDIHRDYTTLRKEFLGVDDLGFHDIYVPLVKDYDRKIEFDEARDIVLEAIKPLGEEYVEVARKGFEQRWFDVMPNEGKRSGAYSSGSYDTQPYILLNHTNTINDVFTIAHELGHSMHSYYTRKTQPFIYGSYSIFLAEIASTTNELLLLDYMLKNSQSEAETAYLLNYFVNQFKSTVFRQTMFAEFEHEVNKLVANGEPIPAAKLNQVYGDLNRDYFGDDIEVDEFISAEWSRIPHFYMFYYVFQYATGFMSAVALSQKILKGTDEDRQAYLNYLKAGESEYPIDVLKKAGVDMTNKDAMQKAMDVARQALEDLRKAIM; encoded by the coding sequence ATGAAAAGAAATGAAATTGATGAAAGATTAAAGTGGGACACTTCTTTAATCTATAAAAGTGATGAAGATTACTACAGCGAAGTCAAAGAAGCAAGAGAACTTGCTGATAAACTTACAGACTATAAGGGCAAAATCACAGAAAATGCTGACACACTTTTAGCTTTCCTAAAAGATTATGAAAAGTTAATGAGAAAATTTTACAAGGCAGCAGTTTACGGTCACTTAAGATCAGATGAAGATACAGCTAATAGCACTTACCAAGAAATGAGCCAAACATCATCTATAGCAGGGTCTGAAATATCTGAAAAATTATCATTTATCACACCAGAAATCTTAGCTGCTGACTATGAAGACATCAAGAAAATGCTTGGTGAAAAAGAAGAATTAAAAATCTATGACCACTACTTTGAAGACTTGTTTAGAAGCAAAGACCACGTATTAGGTGAAAATGAAGAAAAAGTTATAGCAAGCTTTTCAAAATTAGCAGAAAATCCTGTATCAACTTATATGATTTTCTCAAATGCTGATATAAAATTCCCATCAGTAGAAAAAGACGGCGAAGAAATCGAACTTTCTGATGCGAACTTCACAACATTAGAAGAAGATCAGGACCGTAATTTCAGACGCAAAGTTTATGAAACATATTATAAAGTTTACAAACAATTTGAAAACACAGCAGCTTCTTTATTAGATGGAGAAATTACAAGCCATAATATCGAATCAAAACTTAGAAAATACGACTCTGCTCGCCAAATGAGCCTATCTGCAAATAACCTTGATGAAGCAATATATGACAACCTTATTGAAGTAGTTCACGACAATATGGATATCCACAGAGACTACACTACACTTCGTAAGGAATTTTTAGGAGTAGATGATCTTGGATTCCACGACATCTACGTGCCACTAGTAAAAGATTACGATAGAAAGATAGAATTTGACGAAGCTCGTGACATAGTACTTGAAGCAATCAAACCACTAGGCGAAGAATACGTTGAAGTTGCAAGAAAAGGCTTTGAACAAAGATGGTTTGACGTTATGCCAAACGAAGGTAAGAGATCTGGAGCCTACTCATCAGGTTCATATGACACCCAACCATACATTCTACTAAACCACACAAACACAATAAACGATGTATTTACCATAGCTCACGAACTTGGCCACTCAATGCACTCATACTACACAAGAAAAACCCAACCATTTATTTATGGTTCATACTCAATTTTCCTAGCAGAAATTGCATCAACCACAAATGAGTTGTTACTACTTGACTACATGCTCAAAAACTCACAAAGTGAAGCAGAAACTGCCTACCTATTAAATTACTTTGTAAACCAATTCAAATCAACAGTATTTAGACAAACAATGTTTGCAGAATTTGAACACGAAGTAAACAAACTAGTAGCAAATGGAGAACCAATTCCAGCAGCAAAACTAAACCAAGTATACGGCGACCTAAACCGCGATTACTTTGGAGATGATATTGAAGTTGATGAGTTCATCTCAGCAGAATGGTCAAGAATACCACACTTCTACATGTTCTACTACGTATTCCAATACGCAACAGGATTTATGTCAGCAGTAGCACTAAGCCAAAAAATCCTAAAAGGAACAGATGAAGACAGACAAGCTTACCTAAACTACCTAAAAGCAGGAGAAAGCGAATATCCAATAGATGTCCTTAAAAAAGCAGGCGTTGACATGACAAACAAAGACGCAATGCAAAAAGCAATGGATGTAGCAAGACAAGCTCTAGAAGATTTAAGAAAAGCGATAATGTAA
- a CDS encoding membrane lipoprotein lipid attachment site-containing protein, with amino-acid sequence MKRILVIISLVFALSACDFESRSDFEAKFNKQEQNSDDVTMPKITYVAASDDDKNPSQSEDTSDKIDFEEYYGKGNSGMSLDPSKNLGNVVDTKIGNTQIGISLMQSVQIPGGYSTYLSYNRNDEFVEREFGPIAGFVGLSSTVAYDVIDSESGQMLLVSLVGQSNGDTYSAYYLFNKFMGLIDYLVFRNSIDNINPTVERLGEIVEAPEAELPGTIDQAIKARIDKENNHLPSLLDVYGIKTRPVVGRVDGKDMDIGYIPDIKMENRILLARTTNDPIDQGSRIDLEK; translated from the coding sequence ATGAAAAGAATACTAGTTATCATATCTCTTGTATTTGCCTTATCAGCTTGTGACTTTGAATCCAGGTCTGACTTTGAGGCGAAATTTAACAAGCAAGAACAAAACTCTGATGATGTAACTATGCCCAAAATCACATATGTTGCGGCAAGTGATGATGACAAGAATCCTAGCCAAAGCGAGGATACTAGCGATAAGATAGACTTTGAAGAATACTATGGCAAGGGCAACAGCGGTATGTCTTTGGACCCGTCAAAAAACCTTGGAAATGTCGTCGATACCAAAATTGGCAATACACAAATAGGCATTTCCTTAATGCAATCGGTGCAAATTCCTGGAGGATATTCCACTTATCTATCCTACAATAGAAATGACGAATTTGTCGAAAGGGAATTCGGACCTATAGCAGGCTTTGTCGGTCTTAGTTCGACTGTAGCCTATGATGTGATAGATTCAGAATCAGGACAAATGCTATTGGTAAGTCTAGTTGGCCAGTCAAATGGAGATACCTACAGTGCCTATTATCTATTTAACAAATTTATGGGTCTGATTGACTATTTGGTATTTAGAAATTCGATCGATAATATAAATCCGACAGTTGAAAGATTGGGAGAGATAGTAGAAGCGCCAGAAGCAGAACTTCCAGGAACTATTGACCAAGCAATCAAGGCAAGGATAGATAAGGAGAATAATCATCTGCCAAGCTTACTTGATGTCTATGGCATCAAAACTAGACCGGTAGTAGGCAGAGTAGATGGCAAGGATATGGACATAGGTTATATACCTGATATAAAAATGGAAAATAGGATATTATTAGCAAGGACAACAAATGATCCAATAGACCAAGGATCTAGAATTGATTTAGAAAAATAA